Proteins encoded together in one Thermomonospora curvata DSM 43183 window:
- the panD gene encoding aspartate 1-decarboxylase: MFRTMFKSKIHRATVTQADLHYVGSLTVDADLMDAADLLPGEQVQVVDIDNGARLETYLIAGPRGSGVIGVNGAAARLVSPGDLVIIISYAVMTDAEARSFTPRVVHVDRSNRIISLGEDPAEPVPGSDQLRGDALLQGAQAVPGDGRIR; this comes from the coding sequence ATGTTCCGCACGATGTTCAAGTCGAAGATCCACCGCGCCACGGTCACCCAGGCCGACCTGCACTATGTGGGCTCGCTGACCGTTGATGCGGACCTGATGGACGCCGCCGACCTGCTGCCCGGCGAGCAGGTGCAGGTGGTCGACATCGACAACGGCGCCCGGCTGGAGACCTACCTGATCGCCGGTCCCCGCGGCTCGGGCGTGATCGGCGTCAACGGCGCCGCCGCCCGCCTGGTCAGCCCCGGCGACCTGGTGATCATCATCAGCTACGCCGTGATGACCGACGCGGAGGCCCGTTCCTTCACGCCCCGGGTGGTGCACGTGGATCGGTCCAACCGGATCATCTCGCTGGGCGAGGACCCGGCCGAGCCCGTCCCCGGCAGCGATCAGCTGCGCGGCGACGCCCTGCTGCAGGGCGCCCAGGCCGTGCCCGGCGACGGCCGGATCCGGTGA